From the genome of Enoplosus armatus isolate fEnoArm2 chromosome 21, fEnoArm2.hap1, whole genome shotgun sequence, one region includes:
- the LOC139304534 gene encoding retinol dehydrogenase 12-like isoform X1, translated as MISQYPRNFFRASWSSAERLDGKTVVITGANTGIGKETAIDLAKRGAKVIMACRDMERGQAAVKEVIESSGNENVVYVKLDLADIKSIKEFAEVINKGEPNLNILINNAGVMVCPYGKTADGFEMQIGVNHMGHFLLTHLLIDLIKKSAPARIVTVSSMAHSWGSINLEDINSEKSYDKKGAYSQSKLANVLFTRSLAKRLEGTGVTTYSLHPGVVQTDLWRHLNGPQQVVMKMVSPFTKTSTQGAQTTIYCAVEPSLEKESGGYYSDCAPANCSAAGKDDDVAQKLWELSCRLLSITWE; from the exons ATGATTTCTCAATATCCCAGAAATTTCTTCCGGGCTTCCTGGTCCTCTGCTGAAAGACTAGATGGCAAAACTGTGGTCATCACTGGTGCCAACACTGGTATTGGCAAAGAGACCGCCATCGACCTGGCAAAGAGAG gGGCAAAGGTCATCATGGCATGCCGGGACATGGAGAGAGGACAGGCCGCTGTGAAAGAAGTCATTGAAAGCTCCGGCAACGAAAATGTCGTGTACGTGAAACTTGACTTGGCAGATATCAAGTCGATAAAGGAATTCGCTGAAGTCATCAACAAAG GAGAGCCGAACCTCAACATCCTCATCAACAATGCTGGTGTCATGGTTTGTCCTTATGGGAAAACAGCAGATGGCTTTGAGATGCAGATCGGTGTCAATCACATGG gtcacttcctgttgacaCATTTGTTAATTGACCTGATTAAGAAATCGGCACCAGCCAGGATCGTCACGGTGTCTTCCATGGCTCACTCCTGGGGCTCCATCAATCTGGAGGACATCAACAGCGAGAAGAGTTACGACAAGAAGGGAGCCTACTCTCAGAGCAAGCTGGCCAACGTCCTCTTCACCCGCTCATTGGCTAAGAGACTAGAAG GTACAGGCGTGACGACATACTCTCTCCACCCCGGAGTCGTCCAGACAGATTTATGGCGTCATCTGAATGGCCCTCAACAGGTTGTCATGAAGATGGTCAGTCCTTTCACCAAAACCTCTACCCAGGGAGCTCAGACGACCATTTACTGCGCAGTGGAACCGTCCCTGGAGAAAGAGAGCGGTGGATACTACAG CGACTGTGCTCCTGCCAACTGCTCAGCAGCCGGCAAAGACGACGACGTGGCGCAGAAGTTGTGGGAGTTGAGCTGTCGGCTGCTGTCGATCACGTGGGAATGA
- the fasn2 gene encoding phenolphthiocerol/phthiocerol polyketide synthase subunit C: MEEAEDGIAVVGIGCNFPGGEGLDNFWKVLVDGRNCSVPIPKERFDLASWYDPDDNKAGKSRTAKAALIDGFNEFDHKFFGISDSEVEQMDPQQKQLLQCVYRALENAGIPMEKASGTRTGVFFGLMNRDYETNAAHVHPSVINHWTGTGLAMSIAANRVSYIFNFTGPSLSIDCACSSSLVALHLACQSIKQGDCDMAVCGGVNCIIEPRVFVALSKAKMISPEGTSKPFSNRADGYGRGEGCGVVLLKPLKKAVQDHDHIWGIICKTAVNQDGHSVTPITKPSMTQQEELLRRIYSESDLAHVQYIEAHGTGTPVGDPTEAGSISNVIAKAKPPGSETLRIGSVKSNIGHTESAAGVAGLIKVLLMMKHETIVPSVFYSKETASVDAKALNIKVPKEAEKWETSGARMAGVNNFGFGGTNAHAIVKQHKQSCIEQKNDGKQAKYFVMSANSPKSLTLMMEDTIKQLEADSKVDLDSLLYTSACRRSHLKHKYRKAIVVSSVVDLKEKLSATVAKKISPSHSDPRLVFVFCGNGVTYQGMCKQLLKHEPVFRDKIKEIAQLFQRLSTLKILDTLESEFEDSDFNSPHVVQPLLFAIQVSITTILRHWGVKPDAILGHSVGEVAAAHCSGLLSLEDAVKVIYFRSTLQSKVTGGKMLVISNMAVSEVTALLPRYSGRICLAAFNSPQSCTLSGDVDAIESLHKELSTSANSQNLFLRVLDVPAAYHSHMMDPILPEIEETIGSLQVNDLHTDLLSTVTGKEVQQGDFCTGEYWARNIREPVAFEQAVRSATKGKTNTVFVEIGPRRALQRNIMESLGNDTAVLSSVQPEKDHETIMSVVSKLFELGVHVNWNTFYRGYETMPLPILKYQFDCSDRDVIIGAAQNNTASNHPVLCQTGSESNIFSCDLKSGSSFYLKEHKHNDIPIIPGAFYAELGLAAFMASAKPKVPLSSLQLSVNFQSPFVLTQNSPEMKVQLEQKEKETSFMVLSPSAVYASGTVVSKKERLNEEQCISLSSIYKRCKSVVSSQEFYGYLSQGGFQYGHVFQNKGDVHYGEDLKEAFVVVTVPEELLPQLHDYCIHPVVLDFLMQLLPVTVEHIFAGRPGFPAKIGSLTVFEPLQDEMIVYLRAIDVGLDHFEVCGCFADKEGRVLVEVKHVIIKYLGSRSHVVEEYFYHNAFSVIPEGITSAPPPKALVFCDRIGIAKGLQQYLDSRSRYISFTHAKDILSHGFPSLLANLDITDIEKNFDEVLFLWGKENLTSLAADVVLQNLASCCESFRQIVLELKLIHYPNSIRAVTYCSSDITLDHINPGFALAGMTRSFAAEIPDLLFQLIDINTISAKDIAALSEVLRSCPCSKYPELVVKDGLILKPSIVRTPPEIVDSSEGSFTSAMPEPCILQTADAHKMTQLSAIHFKEEAQPMSDTSVEIRPTKICVHSSDYFPVSDSHLKFGQTLYWNKHSSQNHKLVALDFSGTITAVGKDVRKLKVGDQVASCYPVVAASKVRVPEDVCYSAKRFPFLQKTPCVSYFVLAWEILHRALPRAKHNLGIISSVPESALLKVLALTSYKSGWNVVVCTHCNGSFVDVNQMDAFVVLPPFDECLIAKICNLPGAQHVVFICESQTQCSLAQDVFRSVKESVHVQTIQMPAILQKGSLSAQRPHIYHWLKSLSLSRKFALESFTFQSVKSESTKSHNSEKPQSYFNSKKLAVVALEKDVNCVLSDIPLLPTKKQLFRKRAVYIVAGGLSGLGFETVKFISQKGGEYIVILSRSKPTTDVQQEIHNVEKQCGNCITTMECDISVSEHVHKVISVIDQKFPGCPIRGVFHSAVVLHDGLIETLDRSLYEKVFKPKVNGALNLHHATQHCQLDYFVCYSSISAFLGNASQTNYAAANTFLDMFCQYRRKLGLPGQSINWGALNLGLLLNKEHFQRFLEAKGMMVLDVAEIHKSLEQCLMLNRPQQAVCRFHFRNIRYNILSQNAALTMRLSALVEEAFQKSKEPDSQTKQAESVPPKEYVISLLCETIGMDKSELKDESPLLSLGIDSMQAMTLQNLIFQERGVNVPLVKLLDPNAKLSTVVALLSEGEGEHFTESLPVGDINDVSTRL; this comes from the exons ATGGAGGAAGCTGAAGACGGTATTGCAGTGGTGGGCATTGGATGCAATTTTCCAGGGG GAGAAGGGCTCGACAATTTCTGGAAGGTTCTAGTGGATGGGAGAAACTGTTCTGTGCCAATTCCTAAAGAGAGATTTGACTTAGCCAGCTGGTATGACCCTGATGACAACAAAGCGGGTAAATCCCGCACGGCCAAGGCTGCTCTCATTGACGG GTTCAATGAATTTGACCACAAGTTTTTCGGCATCAGTGACAGTGAAGTGGAACAAATGGACCCTCAACAGAAACAGCttcttcagtgtgtttacagggcTTTAGAGAACGCTGGGATTCCTATGGAGAAGGCCAGTGGGACCAGGACAGGGGTGTTTTTTG GCCTAATGAACAGAGATTATGAGACAAATGCTGCACACGTGCACCCAAGTGTGATCAACCACTGGACTGGTACAGGGCTTGCCATGAGTATTGCAGCAAACAGAGTCTCCTACATCTTCAACTTCACTGGACCCTCACTGTCCATAGACTGTGCATGCTCATCATCTCTCGTGGCTCTTCATCTTGCCTGTCAATCCATTAAACAAG gCGATTGTGACATGGCTGTTTGTGGAGGAGTCAACTGTATCATAGAGCCAAGAGTGTTTGTTGCTCTCAGCAAGGCCAAGATGATCTCACCTGAAGGAACCAGCAAACCTTTCTCCAACAGAGCAGATGGTTATGGTAGAGGGGAGGGCTGTGGGGTTGTTCTCCTGAAGCCACTGAAAAAG GCTGTGCAAGACCATGACCATATCTGGGGTATCATCTGCAAAACAGCCGTCAACCAAGATGGACACTCAGTCACTCCCATCACCAAACCCTCCATGACACAACAAGAGGAACTCCTGCGCAGAATCTACTCAGAGTCTGACCTTGCACATGTCCAGTACATAGAGGCACATGGGACTGGAACCCCAGTTGGAGATCCAACAGAGGCAGGAAGTATCTCAAATGTCATTGCTAAAGCAAAACCTCCAGGTTCAGAGACCCTCCGGATTGGCTCTGTGAAGAGCAACATCGGACATACAGAATCTGCTGCTGGAGTGGCCGGACTCATTAAGGTTCTCTTAATGATGAAGCATGAGACCATTGTTCCCTCAGTTTTCTACTCTAAAGAGACTGCCAGTGTAGATGCCAAAGCCCTGAACATTAAAGTTCCTAAGGAAGCAGAAAAGTGGGAAACCTCGGGTGCAAGAATGGCAGGAGTGAACAACTTTGGCTTTGGGGGTACAAATGCGCACGCCATtgtcaaacagcacaaacagtcATGCATTGAACAAAAGAATGATGGGAAACAGGCAAAGTATTTTGTCATGTCAGCAAATTCACCAAAATCTCTTACTCTCATGATGGAAGACACCATTAAACAGCTAGAAGCAGATAGCAAAGTTGATCTAGATTCTCTTTTATACACATCAGCTTGTAGGAGGAGCCAtctaaaacataaatacagaaagGCTATTGTGGTTTCATCTGTAGTCGATCTTAAAGAGAAGTTAAGTGCCACTGTAGCCAAAAAGATTAGCCCATCCCACTCAGATCCAAGGttggtgtttgtcttttgtgGAAATGGCGTCACTTACCAAGGCATGTGCAAACAGCTACTGAAACATGAGCCTGTCTTCAGGGATAAAATCAAAGAGATTGCACAACTTTTCCAAAGACTGAGTACGCTGAAAATCTTGGACACACTTGAGAGTGAGTTTGAGGATAGTGACTTCAACAGCCCACATGTTGTCCAACCACTTCTCTTTGCTATCCAAGTTAGCATTACCACCATACTCAGACACTGGGGTGTCAAACCTGATGCAATTCTTGGACACTCTGTTGGCGAGGTTGCAGCCGCTCACTGCTCTGGCCTCCTGTCTCTTGAGGATGCAGTGAAAGTCATCTATTTCCGCAGCACTCTCCAGAGCAAAGTCACTGGGGGAAAGATGCTTGTGATCAGCAACATGGCTGTATCAGAGGTAACTGCTCTTCTCCCTCGTTACTCTGGTAGAATATGCCTTGCTGCTTTCAACAGCCCACAGTCCTGCACCCTCTCAGGTGATGTAGATGCAATTGAGAGCCTCCATAAGGAGCTAAGCACCTCAGCCAACAGTCAGAATCTGTTCCTTCGAGTACTGGATGTCCCTGCTGCTTACCACAGCCACATGATGGACCCAATTCTGCCAGAAATCGAGGAGACAATTGGCTCCTTACAGGTGAATGATCTCCACACAGATTTGCTCTCAACAGTGACAGGAAAGGAAGTCCAGCAGGGTGATTTCTGCACAGGGGAATACTGGGCGAGAAACATTCGTGAACCAGTAGCTTTTGAGCAGGCAGTGAGGTCAGCAACTAAAGGAAAGACAAATACAGTCTTTGTGGAGATAGGGCCAAGAAGGGCGCTACAGAGAAACATCATGGAATCTCTGGGTAATGACACAGCTGTTCTTTCATCGGTGCAGCCAGAGAAAGATCATGAAACAATAATGTCTGTTGTTTCTAAGCTGTTCGAACTGGGTGTCCATGTAAATTGGAACACCTTCTACAGAGGATATGAGACAATGCCGCTTCCTATTCTGAAATACCAGTTCGATTGCTCAGACAGAGATGTTATCATTGGAGCAGCACAGAACAACACAGCAAGTAATCATCCTGTGctctgtcagacaggaagtgaaagcaacattttcagcTGTGATCTGAAGTCCGGGTCTTCTTTCTACCTGAAAGAGCACAAGCACAATGATATACCCATCATCCCTGGTGCCTTCTATGCTGAATTGGGTTTAGCCGCATTCATGGCTAGTGCCAAACCAAAAGTACCGCTCAGCTCACTACAGCTCAGTGTCAATTTTCAGAGTCCATTTGTTTTAACCCAGAATTCACCTGAAATGAAGGTGCAGCtagaacaaaaagagaaagaaactaGTTTCATGGTACTCTCCCCATCTGCAGTGTATGCATCAGGCACAGTGGTTtcaaagaaagagaggctgaATGAGGAGCAGTGTATTTCACTAAGCTCCATCTACAAAAGATGCAAATCTGTAGTGAGTTCTCAGGAGTTCTATGGGTACCTCTCTCAAGGAGGCTTTCAGTATGGACACGTCTTCCAGAATAAGGGGGATGTGCACTATGGAGAAGATCTCAAGGAGGCTTTTGTAGTTGTCACAGTTCCAGAGGAACTGCTGCCTCAGTTGCATGACTACTGCATTCATCCTGTTGTGCTGGATTTTCTGATGCAGCTTCTCCCAGTTACAGTAGAGCACATTTTTGCTGGTAGACCAGGATTTCCTGCCAAAATAGGAAGTTTGACAGTGTTTGAACCCTTGCAAGATGAGATGATTGTCTATCTGAGAGCAATTGATGTGGGCCTGGATCACTTTGAGGTTTGTGGCTGCTTTGCAGATAAAGAAGGAAGAGTGTTGGTTGAGGTTAAGCATGTGATAATCAAGTACCTTGGCAGTCGCTCTCATGTGGTTGAGGAGTACTTTTACCATAATGCCTTTAGTGTCATCCCTGAGGGCATCacatctgctcctcctccaaAGGCCTTGGTCTTCTGTGATCGTATAGGGATCGCTAAAGGCCTTCAACAATATTTGGACTCAAGGTCTAGATACATTTCCTTCACACATGCAAAAGATATCTTGAGCCATGGGTTTCCTTCTCTCTTGGCAAATCTTGATATAACGGATATTGAGAAAAACTTTGATGAGGTCTTATTTTTGTGGGGCAAAGAAAACCTCACTTCACTGGCAGCTGATGTTGTACTGCAGAACTTGGCAAGCTGCTGTGAGAGTTTCCGCCAAATAGTCCTTGAACTAAAGCTAATTCATTACCCAAATTCCATCAGGGCAGTCACCTACTGTTCATCTGACATCACACTAGACCACATAAATCCAGGTTTTGCTCTTGCTGGCATGACAAGATCATTTGCTGCAGAGATACCAGATCTTTTATTTCAGCTGATTGATATAAACACAATCTCTGCTAAGGACATTGCAGCTCTGTCTGAGGTCCTAAGATCATGTCCTTGCAGCAAGTACCCAGAGTTGGTGGTAAAAGATGGGCTGATTCTGAAACCTTCCATTGTCCGTACTCCACCTGAAATTGTTGACAGTTCAGAGGGCAGTTTTACCTCTGCCATGCCTGAGCCCTGCATCCTTCAGACAGCTGATGCACATAAGATGACTCAACTGAGTGCCATTCACTTTAAGGAGGAGGCCCAGCCAATGAGTGATACATCAGTTGAAATTCGGCCCACAAAGATATGTGTTCATTCATCTGACTACTTCCCAGTCAGTGATTCACATCTGAAATTTGGCCAGACATTGTATTGGAACAAACACTCATCACAGAATCACAAGCTAGTGGCTCTTGATTTCAGTGGTACTATTACAGCAGTGGGAAAAGATGTCAGGAAATTAAAAGTGGGAGACCAGGTTGCTTCCTGTTATCCTGTGGTGGCAGCCAGCAAGGTCAGAGTTCCAGAGGATGTGTGCTACAGCGCCAAGCGGTTCCCGTTCCTTCAAAAGACGCCCTGTGTTTCCTACTTTGTGTTAGCATGGGAGATCCTGCATCGAGCCTTGCCCAGAGCCAAACATAATCTAGGAATCATATCCTCTGTGCCTGAATCTGCTCTGCTGAAAGTCTTGGCACTCACTTCTTACAAGTCAGGTTGGAATGTGGTTGTTTGCACACACTGCAATGGCTCTTTTGTAGATGTCAATCAAATGGACGCATTTGTCGTCCTGCCTCCATTTGATGAATGTCTGATTGCTAAAATTTGCAACCTCCCAGGTGCCCAGCATGTTGTCTTCATCTGCGAATCTCAGACGCAGTGTTCCCTTGCTCAGGATGTATTCCGAAGTGTAAAGGAAAGTGTTCATGTGCAGACAATTCAGATGCCAGCCATTTTGCAAAAGGGATCCTTGAGTGCACAAAGGCCACACATTTATCACTGGCTGAAGTCCTTGAGCTTGAGCAGAAAATTTGCTCTTGAAAGCTTTACCTTTCAGAGTGTGAAATCTGAAAGCACCAAGAGCCATAATTCAGAGAAACCACAGTCATACTTCAACTCAAAGAAACTGGCTGTTGTGGCTTTGGAGAAAGATGTCAACTGTGTGCTGTCTGACATTCCACTGCtgccaacaaaaaaacagcttttccgAAAGAGAGCAGTGTATATAGTGGCAGGTGGTCTTTCTGGTCTGGGCTTTGAAACCGTCAAGTTCATTTCGCAAAAAGGGGGTGAGTACATTGTCATACTCTCCAGGAGCAAACCTACAACAGATGTGCAGCAAGAGATACACAATGTGGAGAAACAGTGTGGAAACTGCATCACTACCATGGAGTGTGACATATCCGTGTCTGAGCATGTGCACAAGGTTATCAGTGTCATCGACCAGAAATTCCCTGGTTGTCCAATCAGAGGAGTGTTTCACAGTGCAGTTGTCTTGCATGATGGGCTGATTGAGACCCTTGACCGATCTCTTTATGAGAAAGTTTTCAAACCAAAAGTAAATGGTGCACTGAATTTGCACCATGCAACACAGCACTGTCAGTTGGATTACTTTGTGTGTTACTCCTCCATCTCAGCTTTTCTGGGAAATGCATCACAAACAAACTATGCAGCAGCCAACACGTTCCTTGACATGTTCTGTCAGTATCGGAGGAAACTCGGGCTGCCTGGACAGTCTATCAACTGGGGAGCTCTAAACCTCGGCCTCCTCTTGAACAAGGAACATTTCCAGCGGTTTTTGGAGGCAAAGGGGATGATGGTGTTGGATGTGGCTGAGATTCATAAAAGTCTGGAGCAATGCCTCATGCTCAATCGACCCCAACAGGCTGTTTGCAGGTTTCACTTCAGAAATATCAGGTACAACATCCTCTCTCAAAATGCAGCCTTGACCATGCGCCTGTCTGCATTGGTAGAGGAGGCTTTCCAAAAATCCAAAGAACCAGATTCTCAAACTAAACAAGCTGAATCTGTCCCACCAAAAGAGTATGTCATCTCTCTGCTTTGTGAGACCATTGGCATGGATAAAAGTGAGCTGAAAGATGAATCCCCTCTTTTATCCTTAGGCATTGACTCCATGCAGGCCATGACTCTGCAGAATCTCATCTTTCAGGAGAGAGGTGTGAATGTGCCTTTGGTGAAACTGTTGGATCCCAATGCCAAGCTATCAACAGTAGTAGCTTTACTCAGTGAAGGTGAAGGTGAACATTTCACAGAGTCTCTTCCAGTTGGAGACATTAATGATGTTTCTACCagattgtaa
- the LOC139304534 gene encoding retinol dehydrogenase 12-like isoform X2, translated as MQAIRNFFRASWSSAERLDGKTVVITGANTGIGKETAIDLAKRGAKVIMACRDMERGQAAVKEVIESSGNENVVYVKLDLADIKSIKEFAEVINKGEPNLNILINNAGVMVCPYGKTADGFEMQIGVNHMGHFLLTHLLIDLIKKSAPARIVTVSSMAHSWGSINLEDINSEKSYDKKGAYSQSKLANVLFTRSLAKRLEGTGVTTYSLHPGVVQTDLWRHLNGPQQVVMKMVSPFTKTSTQGAQTTIYCAVEPSLEKESGGYYSDCAPANCSAAGKDDDVAQKLWELSCRLLSITWE; from the exons ATGCAGGCTATAAG AAATTTCTTCCGGGCTTCCTGGTCCTCTGCTGAAAGACTAGATGGCAAAACTGTGGTCATCACTGGTGCCAACACTGGTATTGGCAAAGAGACCGCCATCGACCTGGCAAAGAGAG gGGCAAAGGTCATCATGGCATGCCGGGACATGGAGAGAGGACAGGCCGCTGTGAAAGAAGTCATTGAAAGCTCCGGCAACGAAAATGTCGTGTACGTGAAACTTGACTTGGCAGATATCAAGTCGATAAAGGAATTCGCTGAAGTCATCAACAAAG GAGAGCCGAACCTCAACATCCTCATCAACAATGCTGGTGTCATGGTTTGTCCTTATGGGAAAACAGCAGATGGCTTTGAGATGCAGATCGGTGTCAATCACATGG gtcacttcctgttgacaCATTTGTTAATTGACCTGATTAAGAAATCGGCACCAGCCAGGATCGTCACGGTGTCTTCCATGGCTCACTCCTGGGGCTCCATCAATCTGGAGGACATCAACAGCGAGAAGAGTTACGACAAGAAGGGAGCCTACTCTCAGAGCAAGCTGGCCAACGTCCTCTTCACCCGCTCATTGGCTAAGAGACTAGAAG GTACAGGCGTGACGACATACTCTCTCCACCCCGGAGTCGTCCAGACAGATTTATGGCGTCATCTGAATGGCCCTCAACAGGTTGTCATGAAGATGGTCAGTCCTTTCACCAAAACCTCTACCCAGGGAGCTCAGACGACCATTTACTGCGCAGTGGAACCGTCCCTGGAGAAAGAGAGCGGTGGATACTACAG CGACTGTGCTCCTGCCAACTGCTCAGCAGCCGGCAAAGACGACGACGTGGCGCAGAAGTTGTGGGAGTTGAGCTGTCGGCTGCTGTCGATCACGTGGGAATGA